Part of the Canis lupus baileyi chromosome 22, mCanLup2.hap1, whole genome shotgun sequence genome, GACACGGTCACCTCCTGGGAGCCCATTCCTGCACTGACACTCTCATCCAGACTGAACTCTAAGGGATGCCCCCACACCAGGATAGCTCTACACCCTCACTTGCTTCACTCTTGCCGGTAGCAAGTCTGCAGCTCCTGCATTTGGCAAAGGGATCTATGATAGAGAAACCCAGACTCTGCATAAAGTGGTCACACACCACTTTGAAATCTCTCTATTGAACCAAAGATAACAAAACTAGTCAATTACCAGACTATCTTATTAGATGGAAAGACTTCTCAGTAATCCTGGGTAGCTTCCTGAAGTCCCTTTAGGGACTAAAAATTACTGGATAGTTTAAGCTGTAATTATTATAAACAGAAGTGCTACATCACCTGTCTTTCGCCCCTGACTCTTCAAATGAACATAAAGACATACCAGAAGGTTGGTAACAGAGCTAAACTGGCACAATCACTGCATCTATAGAATGTCCAATACCTGAAAAATTTGGGCACGAGTGTATCTGGAAATCTTATCAAAGATCATACAAGATCTGTGAAAACCTAAGTGGCTTTTAGGTTAAGGTTCTGCTCATGTTGCTCTGAATTGATAAGGACAGGTCAGTGAATCCCTTGGCCTGAGCAGAACCCATACTCCTTCCACTGCAGTTTCCTGTACAGTTTTGACCTGATTAGAGGAGGCTTAGCAGCACCTGAAGTAGAGCCCCCCACATCCACTGCCCTTGACATCAAAGGCTATTTGGTTCCACTCTAGGGATTGGCAAATTCACGAGACACTTCACAATTCTAATGCATATTTCAGGTTACTTATTTAACCAAGCAATATGCTCTGTCAAAGAATTTATTCcaagtcaaaggaaaaaaagaaaaaaaaaaaaggccttaatGTGGACACAGAATAAAGCACtacccaaataaaaaaatcactaaaagaaGTAAGAttactccctcccccaccccctttcccaCTTGGTGGACCCAAGTTCAGTTGAATTTAATCTGTGGTTACCTCAGAATACAACTCAaagtttaaattataaaatcacaaCCATACACAGATCATCTGAACACATGAGTTCTTTTGAGAGCGGCATGTTCCAAGAAGTCTAACACAGCCCACTACAGAGTATTCCTTAAGGGTGGGGCACAGGACAGGTTAATTAAGGTCACTTAAATCTTCATCTTTTACAGCAGATCAGAACCCAGATGGCTGACTTTCTGCAGGATTTCTGATAGGAATCCAGTAGAGCTGGTTTCAAGCTTCACACCGACACTTACTAGCTGTAACCTTCGTGTCCAGAAGTTGTGATCCACATGAAGTCCGCAACGAGTGCAGCAAACCTGAGGTAGTCAGCCCTTACGAAGGCTCAGTATCTGAacataaaaagattttgaaatgacCACTGGCTgcagtttgtttttgtatttgcaGAGTAATAATGAAAGAACACTGCTGAATCTAGTTCACGCATTTATAGAATGAGAATCCCCCTAAATCCAATATATACAAAGAGCAGCTGTGACACTTCTACTTCCATAGTGCCAGAGGACCGGTCACTTATATGGAGTGGTTCTGCATCGGCTGTGGATCCAGCAGAGATCAGATGATGAAAGGCTGTTCCTGGTGGTTAGCTGCAGTCTAGTTACCTTAGAAGGGTTAGCAAAGACCATTCCTTAATTGTACTGTGTGTGGCTGCTTTTCTGATTTTCAAGCACAGCATACTGGTTGTCTAGCTGAAGTTTAAGGGCCTGGTTTTTTGAAACCTCATCCCTACCTCTAGTTTTGTGTCTTACTACTTCAAAgctcttctccatttctttatccCTACGGGAAAAGAAATgtaatcagtaaatatttcttcttcactGGGTTGTTTcgtaaatatttttccttaaaaaaaaaaaaaaaaaaaaaaaaaaaaaaagaaaagaaaaagaaaaagccacccCCTTGAAGTAGCCTGAGGAAGAAGGGAAACTGGTATAGGAGTCTCGCTTTCCCAAAGTCTGCCTTACACTACACTTGCTTTTACAAAGGACCTGTTAGTATGGCGACAGCTTTTATTCCTAATGgtgaaaatcctcttcagatttcttttggttagtgaaaGAAAGTAGTTCTTATAAAAGTGAAGTGGCATAATGCAAACTTTCTGAAAGCAGAGGATCTTCTTTGCTTTACGGCACTCTGGCTTAGGAATGGTTTCACAGGAATGCTCAACTTTCAACAGAAGGGGAAACCTGCAATCATCATCAATTCATTTCCTGGGCTTCAACAAATATTGAAGCTTTATGGTCCTATTTTCTGTGGTAGCAAATCTATTTGAACACTATTTACTGCAAACCTATTTTGGGCCCAACTTGAAGACAACTACAAAATCAAAAGGCTATCTAATGACACGGTGATTCTAagagttacttttatttttaagcaaatagtAAACAATACATCTCCTTATGCATAAGGGCAACAATTTTCTTATTCAAGTAAAGTTCTACTCATTAGTCAATGATTTTTCCCTCACTTCTACTTTATGGGAGTGGATCAGAAAGATGAGTGTGGGAAATCACTGCCCCTTATTTTGTCGGACAGAGCAGAGGAGCAAGTCCAAGTGGAGGCTTAAACTCACACCAGCTGGGCTCTCAAAGAGGCAAGAAGGCTGGGATTTACTTTAAAAGCCACCTCCCCAAAACCAGTATTTCCATCTGATGTCCTTtacatttcttcccattttatttactttataaaattcaTGTCCCTAAAAAAGATGTGGAAGTGCCATATGTGGTCATTTAATTCCAGGTAGCATTCATTTTAAGTACCTGCtgaaataagattattttaatattagattTACAAATGCCAACATCTCTCATCTATTCACATCAACTGGGAATACACTGAAATACTGCTCTTACATTTCTAGTTTCCATGATATGAGGAACATAAGCCAGCAATAATGTACTTAACAAGAATTCTAACTAGATGAGACTTGTCATAGCTACAGAACACATAAACCAGGAATAAAGAAACTTTTGTAGACAATGTCTATTCTTTGGTGCTTTCTTCACTGCTCCCTCAAGGGTCTTCACCCCTTTCCCCACCCTGGTCTCAGCTGTCAGATGCAGCCTGGGCTTTACCAAGGAGACTCCCTACCACCCCAGATGAGTTTTCCCATCTCCTACAGCCCACACTGGCCAAGGGACAGGGCTCCCAGACAAAAGGAAAGAGTTAAGAGTACTTACTTCCGGCTTTCTACATGCTTGGCAGTGGACTGCAGGGATGGGAACTGTGTATCACTGTAGATTTCTGGTGGTCCTTGTGGTGTTTTCCTTGTTGTGGTTAACCTGGCTCCAGGAGGCCTATACACACCACTAGTCATTGCCGGTTCTGGGGTTTCTGTAACTAACATTTTGTAACAGTTAAGAGAAACTATTCAAATGCCTGCCAGTTTAGTCTGCTAGTCTCACATTCCAGTAACTTGACAATTAGAGGAAAAAACCCCAATACCTACATAAGAAATCTCTGGACGACAGAAGGAAAGTTATCTGAGGAAATGTCTCAAAGTGAAAATGCTCTAGCTTTCCAGGGCAGTCTTCTCTAACTTCTTTTCCATGTGCAACTTTAATTACTTATGTAAACGAGTTCTTTTTCGAAATCAACTTACTGGAACTAGGAGTAATCTGCTGGATCTGGAAGACAGACCCATTAGGGACCGTCTTTCAGAACGGCACTATCCCAGCCCTCAGTTTATATATTGGGGTAAATGTGGTAATCACTTCTTTACCTGGGTGGTGGGTTAAATAACATGCCTCGTGTGAAGAATTTATTTACTAAAATGCTTGTGTATACATTTAATTCTAAatgaccaataaaaaataaactattataaatctttactatttccttgTCTTCCACATTAATGGATCTTAAGCTTCTTCATCGTGTTTTATACACACAAGTTAACGCagggaaaaaaaactaagcaGCTGAGCAGCCCAGACAGCCCGGAGTCTTCCAGGATGGCTAACATTTTTCGGGACAGAGCCTTCCAGCTTTTTCcctatgtatcattttttttctccccattctcaatacagatttttttttatgtgttttccaTTTATCAAAAACTTCGTTTCAAATAAACGCCTACATCAACATTTATTAGCTGCAATATAATGCAGTCATTTGAATACTACTATAATGGCTTATTGTCTCATACAGCTTTTAATTAAGTGTGGGAAAGCTATAATATAACACACATTCATTAGTGACTGAGCACCTGCTACATGTCAGGTGCTGTTCTAAACTACACAGTAGGGGTACAAATGTTAAGAACATGCCTCATGAACTGGATATATTCAGGCCGCTAGCTGCACATAGCTATTTGAAATGAAGTAAACTTAAGAATTCACTTCCTTAGTTAGATTAGTCTTATTTTAAGCACCCAAAGCCACCTCTGGCTAGCAGCTACTACAGTGAACAGTGCCATCCCATCACCGCAATAAGTACTATTGGACAGTGTTATCCTCGAGGgaggatatatttatatatgtaaaggtTGGGGCCATACCAAAAATGAAAGTAGGGGGTCTGGAAAGGGAGCACAGGACAGAAAGGGTGAAAACCGAACAAGGCCTGAAAAAAGTAAGGCAACAAACATACCTAGAGTTGGTAAACAAGCCAAATCtggtctgactcctgattttataaatgttttactgGAACAGAGCTAGACTCACTGGATGTATGTATGGTTTATGGTTGCTTTTGTGCTCTTACAGCAGGTCTGGCTAATTAAAAGCCATCTT contains:
- the CDV3 gene encoding protein CDV3 homolog isoform X10, coding for MQISEKEEDDNEKREDPGDNWEEGGGGGGGVEKSSGPWNKTAPVQAPPAAVIVTETPEPAMTSGVYRPPGARLTTTRKTPQGPPEIYSDTQFPSLQSTAKHVESRKY
- the CDV3 gene encoding protein CDV3 homolog isoform X9, which encodes MQISEKEEDDNEKREDPGDNWEEGGGGGGGVEKSSGPWNKTAPVQAPPAAVIVTETPEPAMTSGVYRPPGARLTTTRKTPQGPPEIYSDTQFPSLQSTAKHVESRKDKEMEKSFEVVRHKTRGRDEVSKNQALKLQLDNQYAVLENQKSSHTQYN